A genome region from Arthrobacter sp. V1I9 includes the following:
- a CDS encoding rhamnogalacturonan lyase — MVFPSKCSPSPRAGRAWKAAPLAAAAGLTAAALAFTGVPLAQASPSMAPGQSGKAELKRQVENLDRAPVAVLSDQGVTLGWRMLGLDKESVGFHVIRDGVQITKEPIRSTTTFVDPAGTAESKYVIKTVGNGNGQDKLSAEFTPLAQNYLAIKLDKPADGVSKDGKPYTYTANDATVADLDGDGSYEIVQLWNPSNAQDNSKSGYTGNVYVDAYKLDGTKLWRIDLGHNIRAGAHYTQMLAYDFDGDGKAEVSMKTADGTKDAAGTVIGDATADYRNSGGYVLSGPEFLTVFNGATGTIMDTVSYDPPRGSVAAWGDNYGNRVDRFLAGVAYLDGEKPSLMFSRGYYTRAVLVTYDLVDGKLVKRWTFDSDVEGAQYKGQGNHNLSVADVDQDGKDEFVFGSMTIDDDGTPLYNTKLGHGDAIHTSDWDPSRPGLETFAVHESMSQSGNRGATFRDSATGEILWSIPATRDTGRGAIGDIDPRHAGAEGWAVGGDAAWNSPVGQLRSAKGELIAQKIPAANFMAWWDGDLLREIVDHDFDAVAGVGVPTVSKWNWETGSSDRLLTATGARTNNHTKGNPSLQADLVGDWREELAFPSSDSTELRIYTSTSPTEVRLRTLMHDTVYRTAVARENVAYNQPPHPGFFIGEGMETPAAPSVKYAGTDK; from the coding sequence TTGGTTTTTCCCTCGAAATGTTCCCCTTCACCCCGCGCAGGCCGCGCCTGGAAGGCAGCCCCGCTCGCCGCGGCAGCAGGACTTACGGCTGCCGCACTCGCGTTTACCGGCGTTCCCCTGGCACAGGCCAGCCCCAGCATGGCCCCCGGCCAGTCAGGAAAGGCAGAGCTGAAGCGACAGGTGGAGAACCTGGACCGGGCACCTGTCGCCGTGCTGTCAGACCAGGGAGTCACCCTTGGCTGGCGCATGCTGGGCCTGGACAAGGAAAGCGTTGGCTTCCATGTCATCCGCGACGGCGTCCAGATCACCAAGGAACCCATCCGGAGCACCACCACTTTCGTTGACCCTGCAGGCACGGCGGAGTCAAAGTACGTCATCAAGACGGTGGGCAACGGCAACGGGCAGGACAAGCTCAGCGCCGAGTTCACGCCCCTGGCGCAGAACTACCTCGCCATCAAGCTGGACAAGCCGGCCGACGGCGTCAGCAAGGACGGCAAGCCGTATACGTACACGGCGAACGATGCCACCGTGGCAGACCTGGACGGAGACGGCAGCTACGAGATTGTCCAGCTGTGGAACCCGTCCAACGCGCAGGACAACTCGAAGTCTGGCTACACCGGCAACGTGTACGTGGACGCCTACAAGCTGGACGGAACCAAGCTCTGGCGCATCGATCTGGGCCACAACATCCGGGCCGGCGCCCACTACACGCAGATGCTTGCCTACGACTTCGACGGCGACGGCAAGGCCGAAGTGTCCATGAAGACGGCGGACGGCACCAAGGACGCCGCCGGCACCGTCATCGGTGATGCAACGGCGGACTACCGCAACAGCGGCGGCTACGTCCTGTCCGGCCCGGAGTTCCTCACGGTGTTCAACGGAGCCACCGGCACCATCATGGACACTGTTTCCTACGACCCGCCGCGCGGATCCGTGGCGGCCTGGGGCGATAACTACGGCAACCGCGTGGACCGATTCCTGGCCGGCGTCGCCTACCTGGACGGCGAGAAGCCGTCCCTGATGTTCAGCCGCGGGTACTACACACGCGCCGTCCTGGTCACCTACGACCTGGTGGACGGCAAGCTGGTGAAGCGCTGGACGTTTGACTCGGACGTCGAGGGGGCCCAGTACAAGGGCCAGGGCAACCACAACCTCTCGGTGGCCGACGTGGACCAGGACGGCAAGGACGAGTTCGTCTTCGGCTCCATGACCATTGACGACGACGGCACGCCGCTCTACAACACCAAGCTGGGCCACGGCGACGCTATCCACACCAGCGACTGGGACCCGTCCCGCCCGGGCCTGGAGACCTTCGCCGTGCACGAGAGCATGAGCCAGAGCGGAAACCGCGGCGCCACCTTCCGCGACTCCGCCACCGGTGAAATCCTGTGGAGCATTCCTGCCACCCGGGACACCGGCCGCGGCGCCATCGGCGACATCGACCCACGCCACGCCGGTGCTGAAGGCTGGGCTGTTGGCGGTGACGCTGCCTGGAACTCCCCGGTGGGCCAGTTGCGTTCGGCCAAGGGCGAGCTGATCGCCCAAAAGATCCCCGCCGCCAACTTCATGGCCTGGTGGGACGGCGACCTGCTCCGCGAAATCGTTGACCACGACTTCGATGCCGTAGCCGGCGTGGGTGTCCCCACCGTCTCCAAGTGGAACTGGGAAACCGGGTCCAGCGACCGGCTCCTGACCGCCACGGGCGCAAGGACCAACAACCACACCAAGGGCAACCCGTCGCTACAGGCAGACCTCGTGGGTGACTGGCGTGAGGAACTGGCCTTCCCGTCGTCGGACAGCACCGAGCTGCGGATCTACACCAGCACCTCACCCACCGAGGTCCGGCTCCGCACCCTCATGCACGACACCGTCTACCGGACCGCCGTTGCCCGCGAGAACGTGGCCTACAACCAGCCGCCGCACCCGGGCTTCTTCATCGGCGAGGGCATGGAGACCCCGGCCGCGCCGTCCGTGAAGTACGCCGGCACAGACAAGTAA
- a CDS encoding sugar ABC transporter permease, which produces MSRTIPARRGGPAAAPLPQQKNSLSLRLKRISRAWQLYVLLAPAVIYILVFKYWPMYGVQIAFKNYNPVDGFTDSPWVGLTHFIRFVNSYQFGQVVGNTLWIAILGLLVAFPIPIILALLVNQLQSEKFKKFTQTVLYSPAFISTVVVVGIMFVLLSPRSGLVNNAIQLGGGEPIFFMGSAEWFRPVYVISDVWQNAGFSMIVYLAALAAIDPALHDAAKVDGASKLQRIRHIDLPGIMPVVTILFILAIGNLLNVGFEKALLMQTPLNISSSEIIQTYVYHAGLQQAQFSYSAAIGLFNSLLNLALLLFFNTVARRANQATLW; this is translated from the coding sequence ATGAGCCGCACCATCCCGGCCCGACGCGGCGGTCCAGCTGCGGCACCGTTGCCGCAGCAGAAAAATTCTCTTTCGCTCCGCCTCAAGAGAATTTCGCGTGCCTGGCAGTTATACGTATTACTAGCTCCGGCCGTCATCTACATCCTGGTCTTCAAGTACTGGCCGATGTACGGCGTGCAGATAGCGTTCAAGAACTACAACCCGGTGGACGGCTTCACTGACAGCCCCTGGGTAGGCCTGACCCACTTCATCCGGTTCGTGAACTCCTACCAGTTCGGCCAGGTGGTGGGCAACACCCTGTGGATCGCCATCCTCGGCCTGCTGGTGGCCTTCCCCATCCCGATCATCCTGGCGCTGCTGGTCAACCAGCTGCAAAGCGAAAAGTTCAAGAAGTTCACCCAGACGGTGCTCTATTCGCCGGCGTTCATCTCCACTGTTGTGGTGGTGGGCATCATGTTCGTCCTCCTCTCCCCCCGGTCGGGGCTGGTGAATAATGCCATCCAGCTTGGAGGCGGGGAGCCGATCTTCTTTATGGGCTCCGCGGAGTGGTTCCGTCCCGTCTACGTAATCTCGGACGTGTGGCAAAACGCCGGCTTCTCGATGATCGTCTACCTGGCGGCCCTTGCCGCCATCGATCCTGCGCTGCATGACGCGGCCAAGGTGGACGGCGCCTCAAAGCTCCAGCGCATCCGGCACATTGACCTGCCCGGCATCATGCCGGTGGTGACCATCCTGTTCATCCTGGCCATCGGCAACCTGCTCAACGTCGGTTTTGAGAAGGCGCTGCTGATGCAGACGCCGCTGAACATCTCCTCGTCGGAGATCATCCAGACCTACGTTTACCACGCGGGCCTGCAGCAGGCGCAGTTCAGCTACTCGGCCGCCATCGGCCTGTTCAACTCCCTCCTCAACCTGGCGCTGTTGCTCTTCTTCAACACCGTGGCTCGCCGGGCCAACCAAGCGACCCTGTGGTGA
- a CDS encoding SRPBCC family protein yields MSTKVEKRILVNVPVSTAYNQWTQFEEFPHFMGGVKSVTQLSDDRLEWVAEIGGIRRQWEAKILEQVPDRRVAWAATEGATNAGAVDFEDIGGGQTSLQLTLEYEPEGIIEKVGDKLNVVDRQAEADLQRFKEFIEDEGYASGAWRGSVSTGAPAGTPGVEDAAGSRGDSGKAGISGKMAAGLGVAAAAGAAAAMAGSKKDTTEGADVTVTPVVPSEPVTVTPVPTDTTTTTSTTTTGTAAAAGTTGSVADLGDDRIGHAFDQTNGLVDTTGESDETVEGENLSAGERREGDRRPDGGLPPVGGNLGQH; encoded by the coding sequence ATGAGCACGAAGGTGGAAAAACGCATTCTGGTGAACGTACCGGTAAGCACCGCTTACAACCAGTGGACCCAGTTCGAGGAATTCCCGCACTTCATGGGCGGCGTCAAGAGCGTGACGCAGCTCAGTGACGACCGGCTGGAATGGGTGGCAGAGATCGGCGGCATCCGCCGGCAGTGGGAAGCCAAGATCCTGGAGCAGGTCCCGGATCGCAGGGTTGCGTGGGCCGCCACGGAAGGCGCAACAAACGCCGGCGCAGTTGACTTTGAAGACATCGGCGGCGGCCAGACCTCCCTGCAGCTGACGCTTGAATACGAACCCGAAGGCATCATTGAAAAGGTGGGCGACAAGCTCAACGTGGTGGACCGCCAGGCCGAGGCCGACCTGCAGCGGTTCAAGGAATTCATCGAGGATGAGGGTTACGCGAGCGGCGCCTGGCGCGGCAGCGTCAGCACCGGAGCCCCTGCAGGCACTCCCGGCGTGGAGGACGCTGCGGGATCACGCGGCGATTCGGGCAAGGCAGGTATCTCCGGCAAGATGGCTGCGGGCTTGGGCGTCGCTGCGGCTGCGGGTGCGGCAGCGGCCATGGCAGGGTCCAAGAAGGACACCACTGAAGGTGCCGATGTAACAGTAACTCCCGTGGTTCCCAGCGAACCCGTCACCGTCACCCCGGTCCCGACGGACACGACCACCACTACAAGCACCACAACCACGGGCACGGCGGCTGCCGCCGGCACCACCGGTTCGGTCGCCGATCTGGGTGATGACAGGATCGGCCACGCCTTCGACCAGACCAACGGCCTGGTGGACACCACCGGCGAGTCCGACGAGACGGTTGAGGGCGAGAACCTGAGCGCCGGGGAACGGCGCGAGGGCGATCGCCGGCCCGACGGCGGCCTGCCGCCGGTGGGCGGGAACCTCGGCCAGCACTAA
- a CDS encoding ABC transporter substrate-binding protein has translation MAFSRKYAALGAVLAGTLTFTACSGGGSGTTEIKDASADFGFQESGLPIVSKQLDLTFSGTKTALAPDYNTMAVVQEWEKATNIHINWENLPETVFQEKKNLILASGDLPDAFFNTGLTDAEIATYSASGTLIPLEGLIEKNAPNLSALLSERPDIRAAITSSDGHIYSLPSIEELGLVQFPHELAINTSWLKKLNIPMPKTVDEFHDALLAFKTRDASGTGKTIPLSFMPGSWCGDIVDLIAALGGVPDNMDHRIVQDDKVIFTATQDGYKKAIQTLHEWYQEGLIDPESFSQDDKAYLAKGKAKQENLGSFVWWEIPEMVGPDRANNYSLVPVLEGVDGKRIASQSNNQEIARGAFAITRNNKYPAATMRWADNLYDPIQSAQANWGPIGETLQKDASGLLTQIPAPAGTSEGERRQKVAPGGPKANTAENFKTVVAPEPRAAERQKTVEELYKPFAGNDGYPPVALSNEELQQISTIQTDVTSLVKQNMAKWIVSGGIEQEWDGYVSQLRNVGVDKMIEVYQQAYDRYKKNS, from the coding sequence ATGGCATTCAGCCGCAAATACGCCGCCCTCGGCGCAGTCCTGGCCGGAACATTGACGTTCACCGCCTGCTCCGGCGGCGGCTCGGGCACCACGGAGATCAAAGACGCCTCCGCTGACTTCGGTTTCCAGGAATCAGGCCTCCCCATCGTCAGCAAGCAGCTTGACCTGACATTCTCCGGCACCAAGACCGCACTGGCTCCGGACTACAACACCATGGCAGTGGTGCAAGAATGGGAAAAGGCCACCAACATCCATATCAACTGGGAAAACCTGCCCGAGACGGTTTTCCAGGAAAAGAAGAACCTCATCCTCGCCAGCGGCGACCTGCCCGACGCGTTCTTCAATACCGGACTCACCGACGCGGAAATCGCCACCTACTCCGCCAGCGGCACCCTCATCCCGCTCGAGGGACTGATCGAGAAGAACGCCCCCAACCTCTCCGCACTGCTCTCCGAGCGGCCCGACATCAGGGCAGCGATCACCTCCTCGGACGGGCACATCTACTCCCTCCCGTCCATCGAAGAACTCGGTTTGGTCCAGTTCCCGCACGAACTGGCCATCAACACCTCCTGGCTGAAGAAGCTCAATATCCCGATGCCGAAGACTGTGGACGAATTCCACGATGCGTTGCTGGCCTTCAAGACCCGGGATGCCTCCGGGACCGGCAAGACCATCCCCCTGAGCTTTATGCCCGGCTCCTGGTGCGGGGACATCGTGGACCTGATCGCAGCCCTGGGCGGCGTGCCAGACAACATGGACCACCGCATTGTCCAGGATGACAAGGTCATTTTCACCGCCACCCAGGACGGCTACAAAAAGGCCATCCAGACCCTGCACGAGTGGTACCAGGAAGGCCTGATTGACCCCGAGTCCTTCTCCCAGGACGACAAGGCCTACCTGGCCAAGGGCAAGGCCAAGCAGGAAAACCTCGGCTCCTTCGTCTGGTGGGAAATCCCCGAAATGGTCGGCCCGGACCGCGCCAACAACTACTCCCTGGTCCCCGTGCTGGAAGGTGTGGACGGCAAGCGGATCGCAAGCCAGTCCAACAACCAGGAGATCGCCCGTGGCGCCTTCGCCATCACCCGGAACAACAAGTACCCGGCCGCGACCATGCGCTGGGCCGATAACCTCTACGACCCCATCCAGTCCGCCCAGGCCAACTGGGGACCCATCGGCGAGACCCTGCAGAAGGACGCCAGCGGCCTGTTGACCCAGATCCCCGCTCCGGCCGGAACCAGCGAAGGCGAACGCCGCCAGAAGGTCGCCCCCGGCGGCCCGAAGGCCAACACCGCCGAGAACTTCAAGACGGTCGTCGCTCCGGAACCCCGCGCCGCCGAACGGCAGAAGACCGTTGAGGAGCTCTACAAGCCCTTCGCCGGGAACGACGGCTACCCCCCGGTGGCCCTCTCCAACGAGGAACTGCAGCAGATCAGCACCATCCAGACCGATGTCACGTCCCTGGTGAAGCAGAACATGGCCAAGTGGATTGTCTCCGGCGGCATCGAGCAGGAATGGGACGGCTACGTCTCCCAGCTCAGGAACGTCGGCGTCGACAAGATGATCGAGGTCTACCAGCAGGCCTACGACCGCTACAAAAAGAACTCCTAA
- a CDS encoding NADPH-dependent FMN reductase — MAPYRIGYFVGSLASGSINRVLANALIKLAPEDLEFTEIPIKDLPLYNYDYDADFPPAGRALKESIEASDGILFVSPEYNRSIPGALKNAIDWGSRPWGSNSFARKPTGIIGASPGSIGTAVMQSSMRSVLSFLDAPQLNAPEVYIHYKPDVFGADGEVKDEGTAKFLRHYMDEYGAFVARVLAANAPGHIGDLEPDSAKLSR; from the coding sequence ATGGCACCGTACCGAATCGGATATTTTGTGGGGAGCCTGGCATCGGGCTCCATCAACCGGGTCCTCGCCAACGCACTGATCAAACTCGCACCGGAGGACCTGGAGTTCACCGAGATCCCCATCAAGGACCTTCCGCTCTACAACTACGATTACGACGCCGACTTCCCGCCGGCAGGACGCGCCCTCAAGGAGTCCATCGAGGCTTCAGACGGCATCCTGTTCGTGTCCCCGGAGTACAACCGTTCCATCCCCGGTGCCCTCAAGAATGCCATCGACTGGGGCTCCCGGCCGTGGGGAAGCAACTCGTTCGCCCGCAAGCCCACGGGAATCATCGGAGCATCGCCGGGCAGCATCGGCACCGCGGTAATGCAGTCCTCGATGCGCAGTGTCCTGAGCTTCCTGGATGCGCCGCAGCTGAACGCCCCCGAGGTTTACATCCACTACAAACCAGACGTGTTCGGTGCCGACGGCGAGGTCAAGGATGAGGGAACCGCCAAGTTCCTGCGCCACTATATGGACGAGTACGGTGCCTTCGTAGCCCGCGTCCTGGCCGCCAACGCACCAGGTCACATTGGGGACCTGGAACCGGACTCCGCAAAGCTTTCGCGCTAG
- a CDS encoding sensor histidine kinase: MGNETAFEEVTAVAGVLTDQHPLDFYTLGLAGCIDRLTVPLRQQGTAVHWDTPHWGIEIPADCASLLYQSAREALSNAFKYSEASQLNVQLAAVDHGIRLVVADDGTGFDSKLATCGRHHGYGLRLMSVAVHEAGGTVDINSVPGHGTSVTVTLPLD, from the coding sequence ATGGGAAACGAAACAGCTTTTGAAGAAGTAACAGCCGTGGCAGGCGTGCTGACAGATCAGCATCCACTCGACTTTTATACCCTGGGGCTGGCCGGCTGCATTGACCGGCTCACGGTGCCCCTTCGTCAGCAAGGGACCGCGGTCCACTGGGATACTCCACACTGGGGCATCGAGATTCCGGCGGACTGCGCGTCCCTGCTTTACCAGTCGGCACGCGAGGCCCTCAGCAACGCGTTCAAGTACTCCGAAGCATCGCAGCTCAACGTCCAGCTCGCCGCCGTCGACCACGGCATCCGCCTGGTAGTGGCCGACGACGGCACAGGCTTTGACAGCAAGCTCGCCACCTGCGGGCGCCACCACGGCTATGGACTTCGGCTCATGTCCGTGGCCGTCCACGAGGCCGGCGGCACCGTAGACATCAACTCAGTCCCCGGGCACGGTACGAGCGTGACCGTCACCCTGCCGCTGGACTAA
- a CDS encoding carbohydrate kinase: MHYNGKPNPPRQVLDVVVIGEALTDVVTTPGGTIEHPGGSPANVAYGLARLGVSTGLLTAIGTDRRGAALEEHLAGAGVTLLPGSRSLEGTSTATATIAQDGSASYAFDIIWDVQPLDLVHTPPKVLHTGSIASFLAPGAATVRTVLQQLRHQCIITYDPNIRPSLLGTHAEALRTFEELVHLTSVVKLSDEDAEWLYPDKTLGETATHILTLGADLAVITKGSSGSLLATPGTVLSIPAVTSTVVDTIGAGDSYMSALILGILTRGTDGYAPSVLEQLGGTAAAAAAITVGRAGARPPTGHELRLMLQR; encoded by the coding sequence ATGCACTATAACGGCAAGCCGAACCCCCCGCGGCAGGTGCTGGACGTCGTCGTTATCGGGGAAGCCCTCACCGACGTCGTGACCACGCCCGGGGGCACCATCGAGCACCCCGGCGGGTCACCAGCCAATGTCGCCTATGGCCTGGCCCGGCTGGGAGTCAGCACCGGGCTGCTCACCGCCATCGGCACTGACCGGCGCGGCGCGGCGCTCGAGGAGCACCTTGCCGGCGCCGGCGTGACGCTCCTGCCAGGCTCCCGCTCACTGGAGGGAACCTCGACGGCGACCGCCACCATCGCGCAGGACGGCTCAGCCAGCTACGCCTTCGACATCATCTGGGATGTGCAACCGCTGGACCTCGTGCACACCCCGCCCAAGGTCCTCCACACCGGTTCGATCGCAAGCTTTCTCGCGCCGGGCGCTGCCACAGTCCGGACAGTTCTCCAGCAACTCCGCCACCAGTGCATCATCACCTACGACCCCAATATCAGGCCGTCCCTGCTCGGAACCCACGCCGAAGCACTGCGCACGTTCGAGGAACTGGTCCACCTCACCAGTGTCGTCAAACTCAGCGACGAGGACGCTGAATGGCTCTACCCGGACAAGACCCTGGGCGAAACCGCAACGCACATCCTCACGCTGGGAGCGGATCTTGCTGTTATCACCAAGGGCTCGTCAGGCTCACTGCTGGCAACGCCGGGCACCGTCCTCAGCATCCCCGCGGTGACGTCCACGGTGGTTGACACCATCGGCGCCGGCGACTCCTACATGTCCGCCCTGATCCTGGGAATCCTCACCCGCGGAACCGACGGCTACGCGCCTTCCGTCCTTGAACAGCTGGGCGGCACGGCCGCTGCTGCGGCCGCGATAACCGTAGGCAGGGCCGGTGCCAGGCCCCCAACAGGACACGAACTTCGCTTAATGCTTCAACGCTGA
- a CDS encoding carbohydrate ABC transporter permease, whose protein sequence is MSLTTNPRTTDTPKRTVNQVRPQQSLRDRYGDRAFSIAATSVLLLSILAVVYPLYFIVIASISDPNAVYEGKVWLLPSGITTEGYERIFADSRIWNGLGNTLVYTVLGTAVSVSTILCGAYALSRKDMPGRKILMLLFVITMFFDGGLITKYLVVRDLGMLDTVWAVVLPGAVGVWNLIIARSFFEHTIPNELREAAQMDGATDFKFFFKMVLPLSKPLIMLMIMIHVVAHWNSFFDALIFLNDDTKYPLQLVLRNILIQSDVSSTGTTGGDIESYAAAQRIAELTKYAMIVVSSLPLMIALPFMQKHFTKGAMIGAVK, encoded by the coding sequence ATGTCCCTGACAACCAACCCCCGCACTACCGACACCCCGAAACGGACCGTCAACCAGGTCCGCCCCCAGCAATCGCTGCGGGACAGGTACGGTGACCGCGCCTTCAGCATCGCCGCCACATCCGTCCTCCTGCTGTCCATCCTGGCCGTGGTGTACCCGCTGTACTTCATCGTCATCGCCTCCATTAGCGATCCGAACGCCGTCTATGAGGGAAAGGTCTGGCTCCTGCCCTCAGGCATCACCACCGAAGGGTACGAACGGATCTTCGCCGACAGCAGGATCTGGAACGGCCTGGGCAACACGCTCGTCTACACCGTGCTCGGCACCGCCGTCAGCGTCAGCACCATCCTCTGCGGCGCCTACGCCCTGTCCCGCAAGGACATGCCGGGCCGGAAAATCCTGATGCTGCTGTTCGTCATCACCATGTTCTTCGACGGCGGACTCATCACCAAGTACCTGGTGGTCCGCGACCTGGGCATGCTCGACACCGTCTGGGCAGTGGTCCTGCCCGGGGCTGTGGGCGTCTGGAACCTGATCATCGCCAGGTCATTCTTCGAACACACCATCCCGAACGAACTGCGCGAAGCTGCGCAGATGGACGGGGCCACCGACTTCAAGTTCTTCTTCAAGATGGTCCTCCCCCTGTCCAAGCCACTGATCATGCTCATGATCATGATCCACGTGGTGGCGCACTGGAACTCGTTCTTCGACGCCTTGATCTTCCTCAACGACGACACCAAATACCCGCTGCAGCTCGTCCTGCGCAACATCCTCATCCAGTCAGACGTCTCATCCACCGGAACCACCGGCGGAGACATCGAATCCTATGCCGCAGCGCAACGGATCGCAGAGCTCACCAAGTACGCCATGATCGTCGTCTCGAGCCTGCCCCTCATGATTGCCCTGCCATTCATGCAGAAGCACTTCACCAAGGGCGCCATGATCGGCGCCGTCAAATAA
- a CDS encoding glycoside hydrolase family 32 protein translates to MTAATTTAETFRPALHFATRNTWLNDPNGLIYHGGVYHLYYQNNPFGSVHGNLSWGHATSTDLLNWTDHPVAIACDENEDIFSGSIVFDRHNTSGFGSGSTAPLVAIYTSAYKPDSAHPGIQAQSLAYSMDGGYTWTKHTGNPVLSRNSREFRDPKVIRYDGAAGSYWVMVAVEAKDFQVVLYKSEDLKSWELLSTFGPANATGGIWECPDLFPLPVDGDPENVKWVLTVNLNPGGPNKGSAGQYFVGDFDGTTFTSASTVTEGLQDPDRLGEYQWLDWGRDYYAGVSFSDAPDDRRLMIAWMNNWQYVNDIPTSPWRSPMSLAREISLQTNEGKLCLVQQPAGDWTALADAEPFCLSETTIHEGVQVLAGAAGTVQRIDVTLRPGSAAEFGLILRGDGVTGTRVGIRPGEAKLFVDRRESGQTDFHESFPSLDTAPLQATAGTYRLTIFVDRCSVEVFAQGGLVTMTELIFPAETSTELSVFAVGGTATVNNLQVTQFA, encoded by the coding sequence ATGACTGCCGCGACCACGACAGCCGAGACCTTCCGGCCGGCCCTGCATTTCGCAACAAGGAACACCTGGCTCAATGATCCCAACGGCCTGATTTACCACGGCGGCGTTTACCACCTCTACTACCAGAACAACCCGTTCGGCAGCGTTCACGGCAACCTGTCTTGGGGGCACGCCACGTCCACGGACCTGCTGAACTGGACTGACCACCCCGTTGCCATTGCCTGTGACGAGAACGAGGACATCTTCTCCGGCAGCATTGTTTTCGACCGGCACAACACCAGCGGCTTCGGCAGCGGCTCAACGGCCCCACTGGTCGCCATCTACACCAGCGCCTATAAGCCGGACTCCGCGCACCCGGGGATCCAGGCCCAGTCGCTGGCCTACAGCATGGACGGGGGCTACACCTGGACAAAGCACACCGGCAACCCCGTACTCAGCCGCAACTCACGGGAGTTCCGGGATCCCAAAGTCATCAGGTACGACGGCGCCGCGGGCAGCTACTGGGTGATGGTCGCCGTCGAAGCCAAGGACTTCCAGGTGGTGCTGTACAAGTCCGAGGACCTGAAGAGCTGGGAACTGCTGAGCACCTTCGGCCCGGCCAACGCCACCGGCGGTATCTGGGAATGCCCCGACCTGTTCCCGCTGCCCGTCGACGGCGACCCCGAAAACGTCAAATGGGTGCTCACTGTTAACCTCAACCCCGGCGGACCCAACAAGGGCTCGGCCGGCCAATACTTCGTGGGCGATTTCGACGGAACTACCTTCACCTCGGCCAGCACCGTGACCGAAGGCCTCCAGGACCCTGACCGGCTGGGCGAATACCAGTGGCTGGACTGGGGCCGGGACTACTACGCCGGGGTTTCCTTCAGCGACGCCCCGGACGACCGCCGCCTCATGATCGCCTGGATGAACAACTGGCAATACGTCAACGACATCCCTACGTCACCGTGGCGCAGCCCCATGAGCCTCGCCCGTGAAATTTCGCTCCAAACGAACGAAGGAAAACTGTGCCTGGTCCAGCAGCCCGCGGGTGACTGGACTGCCCTGGCCGACGCGGAGCCGTTTTGCCTCTCGGAGACCACGATTCACGAGGGTGTGCAGGTCCTGGCTGGCGCGGCCGGCACCGTCCAGCGCATCGACGTTACCCTCAGGCCCGGAAGCGCAGCGGAATTCGGCCTCATCCTGCGTGGGGACGGCGTTACCGGAACCCGTGTCGGCATCCGCCCCGGCGAAGCCAAACTCTTCGTCGACCGGCGGGAGTCCGGGCAGACAGACTTCCACGAATCCTTCCCCTCCCTTGACACCGCCCCGCTCCAGGCAACGGCAGGTACTTACCGCCTCACGATCTTCGTGGACCGCTGCTCGGTTGAAGTGTTCGCCCAGGGCGGCCTGGTCACCATGACCGAACTGATCTTCCCGGCCGAGACCAGCACCGAGCTCTCTGTCTTTGCCGTGGGTGGTACGGCCACCGTCAACAACCTTCAGGTCACCCAGTTCGCGTAG